The genomic window GAATAGatttgtaaaataaaaatatataaatatataataacaaaattaaggatttggatcctctaaagtttgaattttactttagagagtaaagtgtgatcttctatccTTGAATGGTTTCTCTTTCCTATTTATTCTTGGTCCCtcctatgaaataaatggtaaaagatcacattttattctctaaagtgaaattcaaactttagaggattcaAATTCCAAATTTAATgatatttgaattgaattaattaaaaattcaattgttttAAAAGGAAATAACTTAACACGACAAAATAAAACATAatactaaacaaaagaaaattttcaaGCAAAACTTACTAGAACAACACGTATTCAAACAAATGCAATGTACTCAATCCTTGCAGTATTGATTATGATTCAACACTGGATAAACTTCAATTCTAGTGGTTCCATTTTGATCAAATTCATGCCAAAGCCAAGAACGATTTTTTGTTCAGAAAACCAGAGATTTTGTGAGATTCCCTAAATATATGCAATTAAGCACGCTTATCTTTTCTTGCATAGTTTGCTATTGGATAACGAAAGACCAGAACATGAGCAATCAAATTTCATTAAGAACTAAACATAGATTTATGCACAAAATACATTCATAGTATTTTGCATCAGTTTGTGGAGTGTACAATCTTACAAGACCTAAGGAGTATTAATTATTGGTAAAGGATATTCATATCATCATCCTTTGACTTTTTTTTACTCACTCTAAATTCAAAACATGAATGTTGGGTGATATATAACTCAAAAGAAATTTAGAGTATGtttagtttgtatttttatttttagtattttgtttttagaaatttgggtgatatatattttgtttttatttttatttttNNNNNNNNNNNNNNNNNNNNNNNNNNNNNNNNNNNNNNNNNNNNNNNNNNNNNNNNNNNNNNNNNNNNACTaataatcttttttatttaccaaatataaatacaaaataaaatatttgtatttaaaaaaaactaCAAATACTTCTCCAAAATATTTTGTCTAATGGTGGTATGTTAGAAGTTTACAACAGCCCTAATTATTTGCTATCTTCAATATTTTTGGTCTGGATTATGGGCCATTATAAAACGAGCATTCCAAAGCCCAAGTGCTACTTCTTTTAAATCCAAGCTTTAGTCCATTTGTGACAATAAAAAAGGCCTAGATCCATTATAACTAGAACAAAATTGCAAACAGGAATTTATGGAAATTTTTACTAACAATTCTTTTTTAATCTGCAAATTAGGTATATTGAAAGTTGAAACAATTTATTAAAGCTGCGTTTGGGTTATTGAATATTACTTCAACACTCAAATCTTGTTACTTGTGCATGATAAACATTGTAAAGTTAGGGTAGGAGAATAATTTACAAATCTTGATAAAGAGgagggaaaattaaaaataaaaatatataaaagcaaAAGCAATGAAGCACGTACCGACAATGATAAATTATAGGAAAATAGTAATTTGTTTCGTAGCTATTACGAAATGAATTGGCCCGAAATGTTCCTTCGGATAGCAAATTAAAGCACAAAATATAACTTTCTGTAAACGAAGATTGCAGGGATTAAAATAGTGGTACTTAGGACATGAAGACATACTTGTTTAAATCCAGTGGAAGAAACTTGAATTCGGATGAAGACAGATTATCTTGGAAAGTTCGTTAGCAACGTGGCATATATGGAAATAATAAAGTGATTCTATTAATTTATGGGTTCACACATACCACAGCCCCTTAATTATTAGATACTTGTTACAAATATTACATTTCAAcctcatacataatatataaNNNNNNNNNNNNNNNNNNNNNNNNNNNNNNNNNNNNNNNNNNNNNNNNNNNNNNNNNNNNNNNNNNNNNNNNNNNNNNNNNTATTGACTTTTCCTTTGTGGCACTATTGCAAGTTTCAACAAACAAAGTAAAGTACTAAAAGAGAAAGTGTAGAGAGAAGACTTTGGTTTCATAAGTAAAAATCTACATTTTTCAGTCAAATGTTTTTGTTATATTGTCTATGAGGTTTGTGAGtggctaaaaaattttgatatggaaGTAAAATGAGTGATATACTTTAATAtggtaatttttggtgttttttaaaattgtgggagtATACAAATCGGACCCTTCAATTTGTGtttaaaaagttgaaaaaaatttAGAGTACACAACTCGGACCATGCAAGTTCATAAAAGTTGGCTTCAcaaatcgcatggtccgatttgCAGCTGATGGAATTTGAAATCTGAAACGTGGAATTTGGACCCTCCGTTTTTCTTGTTCtggataactttttttttttacattttgagGGACATAACTCGCAAGATCTGAGTTCTACTTCCTCTAATCCCACAACGAGGTGAAGCATCCCTCCTCTCTGTACGCGAGTTCAACACTTTCTTTACTTCCATATTCAAATCAAAAAACGTTTGTGAGTCTTATTATCATTTTTGCATAGTAGCACTTTATAATTTGGTAAAAATTTTATACGCAattaattttatgtgaaattaataattaaaagatataaaataacaatttaaTCAAATCTATTATTAAATCATTTAACGATTCTATTATGCGTATCTTGTGAGAAAAATCCATATAAGAAACTTCATGGAAAAATATGTATGAtgcaaaacaaaataaagaaggcTCCAAATTAAACAAGCTTGCATTATCCATTCATGTATATATGATAATTGACAAGCTTCTAAAATTCTCAATGCAATAATAATAATGGCTAATATATACAACTACATGCAGTCATGCATCATGTCACAAAATTAAAGCATGACGCTCCTTACCAACCTCTCCTTGATCTTTGATCATCATgtatacatttattttattttaaggatTATTGTGTCCTTTCTATTGTTGATATCTATAACAAACAGCATCCAAAAATTAATTaagaaattatattatatatagtgATGAAGCAAGTCACCCCGGCCCCTTAATTAATTGGTCTCTTTATTATAATATATAGTCAACTGCGTTATATTTTGTCAATCCGGAATTTCTGACACTTGCTCTCCACGGTGcctcaaaataagaaattaaattagTGATGGAAGTTCAATtactttaaatttatttattcatgGTCTTATATTATTAGGAATGTATTTAGATGGAGCCAGCTCTGTGGCACGTGACtgacaaataaaaataaacatgttAGGGAAATAGAAGACACCATGATGAACTTCCCTTCCCAGGGAATGTGGGTAGGACTTGGACTTCGGATTTTGGAGCATGGAAAGGAAAATAAACTAGGATGGGAGTAGTTATAATCTTGACCGTCCATTATTTTCATGTAATATTGTATTTATTAATGTGGGTAGGGATAATAATAAGTCACGCGACTCGGCATGTACCTTTTAATGAATGAATTTACAATTTCACATAAACACTTAAGGGACCACCTGCCCTAGTTAAAGGTCCGGGACCCTTTTCATTTGTTTGGTGCCCTAACTTTGGAAATGACGGAATCCTTGGTTTTGGGGTTAGGGGCACGTACACATCATCAATATCAACATCGTTTTATTTACCTCTATTCTTTTGGTTTGAGTATATTGGTAGAGTTAGAAATTTTACCTTTAATAATAATGTAAAACTATATATTATAACGTCTTGACTCTTGAGTGTGAGTGGGTCCTTCTTCATACCAAATTATTAGAAGTTTTTCAAATTCGCGGAGCGCCAAGACCGGAAACTAAAAAGGCTTAGTCATCCCAAAACTTTAATGGCGTGCCTTTTGCTTTTTTGTTAACACAAATAAAGGAGCAAAtccaataaataattttattgaattatcaccgtttcataaaaaaaaaattgttttggatgagttattttggtttttattttattttattttgttttatgtatTATAATACATAGGGATGTACATAGCCCGACCCGGCCCCAAACACATTAGGgactaatttagtgtgatttcatcggaTTTATGGTTGGGTAAAGTTCTTAAAAATAaatccggtcattatttcgggtcgggtccgggccataactcgggtcacccgaacttaGCTCGGTGGcctggtcatcatacacaattaatattttgtgttattagtgatgaatgatggctattcttatatgaaatttaaatattataaaccttaatattttgtgctattagtcattataagattataagttaatgttttatgtttaaaatgcataagactttagactaatgcataatattgtgttatttgtattgatttaaatatttagtgttattaggcaatattagtattgattatggttatgctttaattttagagaatggttgattcttgttatatttttttaagtaaattttactatgtgaattgtgaaataacGATTGGAAATTAGATAATatttacatgctaaagacccGATTTTCACTCAGTTTTCATCCAGTTTTCACCCGGCccaaaaatacataaattttattgggtctaAGATCGAGTTAGGATCTAAAAATTAGGTCCGATCTATATTTTGGATCGGATTTAGATTAAGCCAAACCCAATGTGTTCTCACCATGTACACCCTTAATAATACACATAAGAAAGAAAGTAAGACCCAAAGTATGCATTGTGCATATATATATGATGATCTTTATTATTCTAAAATCTAATTAAACAAATTAAGTAGAAACGTGTATGTGAAGTAATAATGTATATGTAATTAAATGTTATTAATTATATCATCACGAATTGCATGGAGTATGGATTCTGAATCACTAGCCATATAGTAATATAGTATGACATAAATAACATTTGTCACCGTGCCTCttcaaatttattttggtttgttGAAAAAGGCAAGCATCATTATATTGAGGACCAACAATATTAATGAATGTTATCAATCTTTGGGATGCTCTAGTAATTTGATGCTTAAAAATCTTTCTCTCAGCTCGCTAGAGTATCAAATAATTATTGGATGCTCTATGCTAATCAACAAGTAAATGAACAAATAAAAACGTGCCCATAACATCGAAAGTATACACACCAAGCAAGcaaggaataaaaattaaaagtaaataaccactaaaaaaaaagaaatccaGAAAGAGGAGttcttaatttttatatttaaaattaaaatgtgAAAAGAAGTAAACTGCACCGCAAAGGCTGAGAATATTCTCAACTGATGCGTTATTATTATAGTATTATTATTTTCTAAGAATGTATGATTTTTGCTATCAACATTTTTGAGATATCTAAAAATATTTACAGAAAAATCTTGATATAAAAACAATTAAAGTATTaacatattttatattaaataattcaATCACACATATAaatcatttaataatttttagGTACCATCTTTGTGTCTAATTTGCTTTGAAGTTGGGGTCCAATTAATGTTAAGAAATGTCACAAATCATAAGAAGGGTGATGTTACAATATACTACTATTAGTTAATAGTTATAAGAGTTGAATTTTAATGTACTCTAAATATAAATAGTCttatatgattatttaattaaatatattaacagAGAtaattttttagcattttttgaGAATAAAAATTGATTGAGAATCAAAGTGTCTGATCTAAAATTCTTTAGGTATTAATTTGGATATTTATTCTATAATTAATGATATTAAATTTGTGATTTGTAACAACTACAATAATAAGGAATTAATCCAGAATCAATAATTGAGGATTAGTGTTTAGTAGATGTTTAACATTGATCCCCAATAAAAAAGGAAAGATACTAGACTAGTAAGTAAGTAGTAACCTAAATCCGTAATAGTAGTAGGATTAGTTAATCAAAGAAGGTggaccacaaaaaaaaaaacaagcagtaaaaacaaagaaagaaagtagcaaaagggaaaaggaaaagaaaaaacacAGCTGTGAAGAGGANNNTTATGAACGATAACAAATCCCGCCTTACCCTCTTCACTTGaattctcattcttcttcttcttcttcttcttcttctctccgaAAATGGAGTGACCGAGTGAGAGCATTGTTGTAATGCTCTTTCCTATATCACTCTCTGCAAATGGACACTCCCGACAGggccaccaccaccaacaacctCAATCCCCCCAAATTtgaggttcttcttcttcttcctctgtcTCTGCATgtgctttttctttttgtaaaaaaattattttggaagctccatcttttcttttttgaaacTCTGGTGAGGTCTTTCTTGACCAGCTTCCTTGTTATGAGCTTCAGTGTTGCAGATCTCTCTGCTTCTTCCTTGGTTCTCGTGTTTTCTACACTGTTCTACGCTTCCTACCCCCCCGCTCCCCCTTTTTGGCAATTTGCAATCATTGGAGTTTGACTTTTTCACTCCCAGAGCTACAATtgaattttttctctttttttttctgtaaaATTCAGGCattttgttaaatttaatttattttcaattggaTTTGTAAAACAACAAAACCAGTATAATTTTTCCCAGTAGCAAGTCAAATTAATTTTCCAAATTTTCAAACTTGTGAAGTAAAGTATATTCTGGTCTAAATTTTTAGTCTTTATTTATTTAGAAAATCTTCTCAGCTTTGAAATTAATAATTCAACATCATTTTGTGTCCTTGAAAGAGTTAATATAATTTTGGCCTTCATTTCTGCCATCATGCATTCCATGTGTTTACACAATTACACTTATATTCTTAATTATGATTTGATTTGCACTTGTGCATTTCCTGTGAGATCCGGTATTTTaagtaattatttattatttgaaaaagaaaatgaaatgatTAATCTACATGGTTTTGCCATGCAACACGAGATGAACTTACTTGTTGCTTGTGTAGAAGAAATTTTCCTTTAATTCATCAGTTTAATCATATATGTGTGCTTACTATGTGCAGGATTCACCGGTATTTAACTTTCTCAATAGTCTATCTCCTATAAAGCCAGTTAAATCTGTTCACATTACCCAGACCTTCAGTTCAATTAGCTTTTCATCCCCTCCATCGGTTTTCACATCACCCCATGTCAACTCTAACAAGGAATCCAGATTCCTGAGGAGGTAATTGTAGCTTATGTTTTCTTATCATTTCTTTTtcctgctttcttttttttttcttgataattGCATGTTAAATTTGTCCATACAGATGTTTTACTAGCCTGTTGTTTTACAGTTCTCTATTATTTGTTTGTAGGCATAACCTTTTAGACACATCAAAGCCAAAGGTTACATCTGAGGATgaaaatcaaactggttcaggTGAACAGGCTCTTACAGATTCAACTCATGCACGTAATAACTCAAGGGAGTTAGAGAAAAATGCTGATAAAGGAACTTCCATAGGGGATGCCTCAATTGAGCCAGCCAGTGAACAAGCAAAGTTTTCAATCGAGCTGCCACAGACCTTAAAGTATGAGTCTGGTAGCCCTGGATATGATCCTATACTTTGTGGTGATGAGGCTAATACACTTCTGTCATTGCCTTCTTCTGAGGCAGCACCAGATGTTGCCTGCAGTCATGAATCCTCTAAAAAGAATTTGGTGGAGGGTGAACTGCATCTCCACGGAATATGTCAGACTGAGCCGAAAATTGATGGCACCGAGTGTGATTgggataatttaattaataatgcatCTGATATGTTAATTTTTAGTTCTCCAAACGTCTCAGAAGCTTTTAAGGATCTAATGAATAAACAATTGGACCCTTCTGGACGTATAATGCACATTGTCAATCAAGTTGCTTCTGGATCAGGACATGAAAATGAAGATCATCCTCCCAAACCAGGACTAGCTTCAGACACACAATACACACAGGAAAATATTGCTAATGTTGCTTTGGTGGCTAGCAATCCATGTGAGAAAATGGATGATGAGGTAGGAAACCGTATCTATTTGATTTATGGTAAATTATGTGTGTGAAGACACTACTTTCATGCACATTGGTGTAGTTTTCGATGATGAGTTGATCTGAATGGCATGATTTATTGTTTATTGTTCATGCATGCTCGTTTGCTATCACCATATGTATATGTATAATAGGGTTCTTCACCATATGTATATGATTTTACCATGTTTGTGTGTGTGCATTCATGTTATTAAATCATATTTGCATTCATTTCTACATTTTGATAGGTTAACAATTACAGTTAAAATTGTTGTTTGTATGTTTTTGGTTTATATTGAAATTGTATCCACAATAAGAAGAATGTATCACCTTGGTTTGCTGTCTCTTTTGTGGTTTATAAATATCTGATGAGTTagaatattttctttttacttgttaTGTAAATATGTTGAACAAAGCAATGATCCCAAAAGTTCCTTGTGTTTGTGTTCAGCATGTTTATGTTATACACCGTGGTATACGGAGGCGCTGTCTAGACTTTGAGATGGCCAGCGTTCGCAGAAATAACTCAGATGGCAATTCAAATTCAAGTTCCAATGCAACAAAGTCTGATGAGAGGAATACTGGTGGTGATTCAAGGAGGTGCTTTTTGCCGGGAATTGGTTTACACTTGAATGCGCTTGCAACTTTGAAGGAGCACCGTGGCATGAAAAATGAAAAGTCTTCTTCTGGAAGACAACTTAACATTCCCAGCTCCACTTCTTCCTTGTTACCGCAAGAACATCATCTATTATTGCTACCTGCATCCTCTGAAAGAGATATGGAGCTGCCAGAGAATGAGGTTCAGCCTGTCGAAGATTGTAGTCAGTCATTATCTCTCATGGCCGTTGAAGAATTCAATCAGAATAGCCCCAAAAAGAAAAGGTGGAGTTGCTGATTACCTAATCTTCTGCTATATAATCTTCATATCTCCTTTATATTTTAGTTTCCTTGAACTTGAATCAT from Arachis ipaensis cultivar K30076 chromosome B09, Araip1.1, whole genome shotgun sequence includes these protein-coding regions:
- the LOC107618543 gene encoding protein tesmin/TSO1-like CXC 2 isoform X2, producing MDTPDRATTTNNLNPPKFEDSPVFNFLNSLSPIKPVKSVHITQTFSSISFSSPPSVFTSPHVNSNKESRFLRRHNLLDTSKPKVTSEDENQTGSGEQALTDSTHARNNSRELEKNADKGTSIGDASIEPASEQAKFSIELPQTLKYESGSPGYDPILCGDEANTLLSLPSSEAAPDVACSHESSKKNLVEGELHLHGICQTEPKIDGTECDWDNLINNASDMLIFSSPNVSEAFKDLMNKQLDPSGRIMHIVNQVASGSGHENEDHPPKPGLASDTQYTQENIANVALVASNPCEKMDDEHVYVIHRGIRRRCLDFEMASVRRNNSDGNSNSSSNATKSDERNTGGDSRRCFLPGIGLHLNALATLKEHRGMKNEKSSSGRQLNIPSSTSSLLPQEHHLLLLPASSERDMELPENEVQPVEDCSQSLSLMAVEEFNQNSPKKKRRKVETAGESESCKRCNCKKSKCLKLYCECFAAGVYCIEPCSCQDCFNKPIHEDTVLQTRKQIESRNPLAFAPKVIRSSDSVSEIADDPNKTPASARHKRGCNCKKSSCLKKYCECYQGGVGCSISCRCEGCKNAFGRKDGSAGIDAEAEEETEASEKGEVEKALQKTEIQNIEENQNSALQATPLRLSRPLLPLPFSSKGKPPRSFIATISGSALIASQKLGKPNILRPQVKLEKPHQTVADDEMMDIIQGDSSPIACIKTSSPNGKRISSPNCELGSSPTRRGGRKLILHSIPSFPSLTHHH
- the LOC107618543 gene encoding protein tesmin/TSO1-like CXC 2 isoform X1, producing MDTPDRATTTNNLNPPKFEDSPVFNFLNSLSPIKPVKSVHITQTFSSISFSSPPSVFTSPHVNSNKESRFLRRHNLLDTSKPKVTSEDENQTGSGEQALTDSTHARNNSRELEKNADKGTSIGDASIEPASEQAKFSIELPQTLKYESGSPGYDPILCGDEANTLLSLPSSEAAPDVACSHESSKKNLVEGELHLHGICQTEPKIDGTECDWDNLINNASDMLIFSSPNVSEAFKDLMNKQLDPSGRIMHIVNQVASGSGHENEDHPPKPGLASDTQYTQENIANVALVASNPCEKMDDEHVYVIHRGIRRRCLDFEMASVRRNNSDGNSNSSSNATKSDERNTGGDSRRCFLPGIGLHLNALATLKEHRGMKNEKSSSGRQLNIPSSTSSLLPQEHHLLLLPASSERDMELPENEVQPVEDCSQSLSLMAVEEFNQNSPKKKRRKVETAGESESCKRCNCKKSKCLKLYCECFAAGVYCIEPCSCQDCFNKPIHEDTVLQTRKQIESRNPLAFAPKVIRSSDSVSEIADDPNKTPASARHKRGCNCKKSSCLKKYCECYQGGVGCSISCRCEGCKNAFGRKDDINSFLYSGSAGIDAEAEEETEASEKGEVEKALQKTEIQNIEENQNSALQATPLRLSRPLLPLPFSSKGKPPRSFIATISGSALIASQKLGKPNILRPQVKLEKPHQTVADDEMMDIIQGDSSPIACIKTSSPNGKRISSPNCELGSSPTRRGGRKLILHSIPSFPSLTHHH